The following proteins are co-located in the Rhodococcus opacus B4 genome:
- a CDS encoding phosphotransferase: protein MTHILTSPVAGGGLPTPLVRTIEELTPEWMTAALAKARPGIRVRGVDIDRVIWGSATKAFAKLAFDGESQGVPERVCIKGGFDDRSRAFGLGAAYELEGCFYRDLAPNLQAEVPACYYAEAEPEQGIVILEDLTTRGAEFGEATNLWSVDSVAETLEVQASWHGPLWGSTKGQYEWLPVGVEAARQAFQVMLSPEQFHPLISRDEVPELSAGLQDDERVRRAFRALWEHDDSAVHTINHGDAHFAQLYRIPGRAPAFLDWQTACLAPWSHDVTYFIGSALSIEDRRTHERDLLAHYLDALEAYGGPRISRDGAWADYRRHTLHGFAWMCVPTVMQPSETVAAMAHRYAAAIEDHDPFALLFGN from the coding sequence ATGACTCACATTCTCACCTCTCCCGTGGCCGGCGGCGGGTTGCCGACTCCGCTCGTCCGTACCATCGAAGAACTGACCCCCGAGTGGATGACCGCCGCACTTGCCAAGGCGCGGCCCGGAATCCGGGTGAGGGGGGTGGACATCGATCGCGTCATCTGGGGCTCGGCCACAAAGGCGTTCGCGAAGCTCGCGTTCGACGGCGAATCGCAGGGAGTCCCCGAAAGAGTCTGCATCAAGGGTGGATTCGACGATCGAAGCCGGGCATTCGGACTCGGCGCCGCCTACGAACTCGAGGGGTGCTTCTATCGCGACCTCGCGCCGAATCTTCAAGCGGAGGTTCCCGCCTGTTACTACGCGGAGGCCGAACCCGAGCAGGGCATCGTCATCCTCGAGGATCTCACCACGCGTGGAGCCGAATTCGGCGAGGCGACGAACCTGTGGTCCGTCGACAGCGTTGCCGAAACGCTCGAGGTGCAGGCCAGCTGGCACGGACCCCTGTGGGGCAGCACGAAAGGGCAGTACGAGTGGTTACCTGTCGGCGTCGAAGCGGCCCGGCAGGCGTTCCAGGTCATGCTCAGCCCCGAACAGTTCCACCCGCTGATCAGCCGGGACGAGGTTCCCGAGCTGTCGGCCGGACTGCAGGACGACGAGCGGGTTCGCCGCGCCTTCCGTGCACTGTGGGAGCACGACGACAGCGCGGTGCACACCATCAACCACGGCGACGCACACTTCGCGCAGCTGTACCGGATTCCGGGCCGGGCACCGGCGTTCCTCGACTGGCAGACGGCGTGTCTGGCGCCGTGGTCGCACGACGTCACCTACTTCATCGGCTCGGCACTCAGTATCGAGGATCGTCGGACCCATGAACGAGATCTCCTTGCGCACTACCTCGACGCACTGGAAGCCTATGGCGGTCCACGTATTTCGCGGGACGGCGCCTGGGCAGACTATCGGCGGCACACGCTGCACGGCTTCGCGTGGATGTGCGTTCCCACTGTCATGCAGCCCTCGGAAACCGTTGCCGCCATGGCGCATCGATACGCGGCTGCTATCGAGGACCACGACCCGTTCGCCCTGCTCTTCGGGAACTGA
- a CDS encoding TetR/AcrR family transcriptional regulator — protein MSTRPVVRQRPRAHDGQRGAEVAVFEATEQLLQETSMQDLTVAQIIKRAGLSRANFYHYFASKYDVLVAMIARLFDDAYAEAGPWQAPPGKTRAKSMDASMRGTIDMWSGHGEVICAAVEQMHSVPAVAAAWKVMLEQFVGAVAEQITHERANGAAPDGAPPEMIATMLVGGVERTFYVGSKELDERLPSAESAVESILALTFAAIYGSQRPVKRAKRKKSTAESPQAVATTAAAPAVGEGTARTDTAATILQAVNDLLQEQTLDELSVAQILERADASRGTFYFYYGSKDDAFVALFKEFAERIASGFELLVQVDRNDPARIRDLVADWLDLDEATLAVARNAVHEWPRRPELRRHYLDTMTRMTSALQTMIEADRAAGIAVDGPPAAEFAAVCMWTIERTVAGSMAKEEHLEDLGAVTKLLGELLVSAIYGL, from the coding sequence GTGAGTACACGGCCGGTAGTGCGACAACGACCCCGCGCCCATGACGGGCAGCGTGGCGCCGAGGTGGCGGTGTTCGAGGCGACGGAGCAGTTGCTGCAGGAAACCTCGATGCAGGATCTCACCGTCGCGCAGATTATCAAGCGCGCCGGCCTGTCGCGAGCGAACTTCTATCACTATTTCGCGTCCAAGTACGACGTTCTCGTCGCGATGATCGCGCGACTCTTCGACGACGCATACGCGGAGGCCGGCCCCTGGCAGGCGCCTCCCGGTAAGACCCGGGCCAAGTCGATGGACGCCAGCATGCGCGGGACCATCGACATGTGGTCCGGGCACGGTGAGGTGATCTGTGCGGCGGTCGAGCAGATGCACAGCGTGCCCGCCGTCGCGGCCGCGTGGAAGGTCATGCTCGAGCAGTTCGTCGGGGCCGTCGCCGAGCAGATCACCCACGAGCGCGCGAACGGTGCCGCCCCGGATGGTGCGCCCCCGGAGATGATCGCCACCATGCTGGTCGGGGGCGTCGAGCGAACGTTCTACGTCGGTTCCAAGGAACTCGACGAGCGACTGCCGTCCGCAGAGAGCGCCGTCGAGTCGATCCTGGCGCTCACCTTCGCCGCGATCTACGGCAGCCAGCGGCCGGTCAAACGAGCGAAGCGCAAGAAGTCGACAGCCGAGAGTCCGCAGGCGGTGGCCACGACAGCGGCAGCGCCGGCTGTAGGGGAGGGAACGGCGAGAACCGACACCGCAGCCACCATCCTGCAGGCGGTCAACGACTTGCTCCAGGAGCAGACCCTGGACGAACTCAGCGTCGCCCAGATCCTCGAACGCGCCGACGCGTCCCGTGGGACCTTCTACTTCTATTACGGAAGCAAGGACGACGCATTCGTGGCGTTGTTCAAGGAATTCGCCGAGCGAATCGCGAGTGGATTCGAACTGCTGGTGCAGGTGGATCGCAACGACCCGGCCCGGATCCGGGATCTGGTGGCCGATTGGCTCGATCTGGACGAGGCCACCCTCGCGGTTGCCCGCAACGCCGTCCACGAATGGCCCCGACGCCCGGAACTGCGGCGGCACTATCTCGACACGATGACCCGGATGACGTCGGCCCTCCAAACCATGATCGAGGCCGACCGTGCGGCCGGAATCGCCGTCGACGGCCCTCCCGCAGCGGAATTCGCGGCCGTGTGCATGTGGACCATCGAGCGAACCGTCGCCGGCTCGATGGCGAAGGAAGAGCACCTCGAAGACCTCGGCGCCGTGACGAAACTGCTCGGCGAATTGCTCGTCTCCGCCATTTACGGTCTCTGA
- a CDS encoding alpha/beta fold hydrolase has translation MSSTLVEVEPGVRVKVLELGVGDPVLLIHGWSLSSAVWDRQIRVLAEAGHRVLAMDLRGHGESDAPLSRYDIDRLADDGAAVLDAFDARGATVVGWSLGGMTALRMAHRFPGSVDRLVLVASNGVAGARQPDYPFGVPADAVEGGMHAAEHTGRLDYRRRAVGDPFGTPPDGQTLDWLQRISLQTPSWAANACMTTLLRTAQAFALDGLDIPVTQIIGTADPALSVRGARWVQERIGSTLVELDCGHYPMLERPDLFDEALLRAVRKPKEPTVRRVEAPSSHSVQT, from the coding sequence ATGAGTTCGACGTTGGTGGAGGTCGAGCCCGGCGTCCGGGTCAAGGTACTCGAACTGGGCGTCGGCGACCCGGTGCTGTTGATCCACGGCTGGAGCCTGAGTTCCGCGGTGTGGGACCGCCAGATCCGAGTGCTCGCCGAAGCCGGGCATCGTGTCCTCGCGATGGACCTGCGCGGACACGGCGAGTCCGATGCGCCTTTGAGTCGGTACGACATCGACCGGCTCGCCGACGACGGCGCAGCAGTTCTGGATGCATTCGATGCGCGCGGCGCCACGGTCGTCGGCTGGTCGCTGGGCGGTATGACCGCTCTGCGCATGGCTCACCGATTTCCAGGTTCGGTCGATCGCCTCGTGCTCGTCGCCTCCAACGGAGTGGCCGGGGCGCGGCAGCCCGACTACCCGTTCGGTGTGCCGGCAGACGCGGTCGAGGGCGGCATGCACGCGGCCGAGCACACCGGACGGCTGGACTACCGGAGGCGGGCGGTGGGTGACCCGTTCGGCACACCGCCGGACGGGCAGACCCTCGACTGGCTGCAGCGCATCTCCCTGCAGACGCCGAGCTGGGCGGCGAACGCGTGCATGACGACGCTCCTGCGGACGGCGCAGGCGTTCGCTCTGGACGGCCTCGATATCCCGGTCACCCAGATCATCGGCACGGCGGATCCGGCGCTGTCCGTCCGCGGCGCGCGCTGGGTGCAGGAGCGGATCGGAAGCACCCTGGTGGAACTCGACTGCGGGCACTATCCGATGCTGGAGCGACCGGACCTGTTCGACGAGGCGCTGCTCCGCGCGGTGCGCAAGCCGAAGGAACCGACGGTGCGGCGGGTCGAGGCACCGTCCAGTCACAGTGTCCAGACATAG
- a CDS encoding 3-hydroxyacyl-CoA dehydrogenase NAD-binding domain-containing protein codes for MSHNPIIRWERDDDGIVVLTIDDPTQRVNTMNAGFVDALEAALDRIETERDTITGVVVTSGKDTFFAGGDLNDLRDASKDRIDEFATFVDRNSALLRRLETIGRPVVAAVNGSALGGGLELALATHHRVALDGPRNYVGLPEVTLGLLPGAGGVVRSVRMLGVERALSELLLQGQRRTVRSARELGIIDELVESRSELVAVSKKWIIANPDAAQPWDVKGYRIPGGTPGDRNEQLHSRLPAIPALLRKQSKGANYPAPQNIVAAAVESTQIDFDNALRVEARYFLDLATGQVAKNMIQAFFFDIQSVNGARGRSADRTPWRARKVVVLGAGMMGAGIAYECARAGIDVVLKDVTLEAAERGKGYSHKLVDKQVAAGRTSKDKGEALLARITPTDRAEMADGADLVIEAVFEDPAVKAQVLAEIEPYLADGALIGSNTSTLPITGLAENVPRPEDFIGLHFFSPVDRMPLLEIIKGEKTSADTLSRALDLAKQIAKTPIVVNDSRGFFTSRVIGTFINEALALLGEGVPATTIEQASSQAGYPAPVLQLTDELNLELLRRVRDASMQAAQDAGQAWIGHPAEAVLDRMLSEFGRAGRLAGAGFYEYDENRKRTRLWTGLSDAFGGANADIPFDDVVERLLFAEVIETVKCLDEGVLEAVPDANVGSILGIGFPGWTGGVLQFVDGYEGGVAGFVARARYLAETYSDRFTPPESLLQLTESGTTLARFRSAELVGTP; via the coding sequence ATGAGCCACAACCCGATCATCCGCTGGGAACGTGACGACGACGGAATCGTCGTGCTCACGATCGACGACCCGACTCAGCGCGTCAACACGATGAATGCCGGCTTCGTCGACGCGCTCGAGGCAGCCCTCGACCGCATCGAGACCGAACGCGACACCATCACCGGCGTCGTCGTCACGTCCGGCAAGGACACCTTCTTCGCCGGCGGAGATCTCAACGATCTCCGGGATGCATCGAAGGACCGCATCGACGAGTTCGCGACGTTCGTCGACCGGAACAGTGCGCTGCTGCGCCGCCTCGAGACAATCGGACGGCCCGTCGTCGCGGCAGTCAACGGTTCGGCGCTCGGCGGCGGACTCGAACTCGCGCTGGCCACCCACCATCGCGTCGCACTGGACGGTCCGCGGAACTACGTCGGACTGCCCGAAGTGACCCTCGGCCTGCTGCCCGGCGCCGGCGGCGTCGTGCGCTCGGTGCGGATGCTCGGCGTGGAACGTGCGCTCTCGGAACTCCTTCTGCAGGGGCAACGTCGCACCGTCCGGTCGGCACGTGAACTCGGGATCATCGACGAGCTCGTCGAGTCGCGGTCGGAACTGGTTGCCGTGTCGAAGAAATGGATTATCGCGAACCCGGACGCTGCTCAGCCGTGGGACGTGAAGGGCTACCGCATTCCCGGCGGAACACCCGGCGACCGGAACGAACAACTGCACTCCCGCCTCCCGGCAATACCCGCTCTACTGCGCAAACAGTCGAAGGGAGCGAACTACCCGGCCCCGCAGAACATCGTGGCGGCAGCGGTGGAGAGTACCCAGATCGATTTCGACAACGCGCTGCGGGTGGAGGCCCGTTACTTCCTCGACCTCGCGACTGGGCAGGTCGCCAAGAACATGATCCAGGCCTTCTTCTTCGACATCCAATCGGTGAACGGCGCCCGCGGGCGCAGCGCCGATCGCACGCCCTGGCGCGCACGAAAGGTCGTTGTCCTCGGGGCGGGCATGATGGGCGCCGGAATCGCATACGAGTGCGCCCGCGCCGGCATCGACGTCGTCCTGAAGGACGTGACACTCGAGGCCGCCGAACGAGGCAAGGGATACTCGCACAAGCTGGTCGACAAGCAGGTCGCTGCGGGGAGGACCTCGAAGGACAAGGGCGAGGCACTTCTCGCCCGCATCACGCCCACCGACCGCGCGGAAATGGCCGACGGCGCCGATCTGGTGATCGAGGCAGTGTTCGAGGATCCCGCCGTCAAAGCCCAGGTGCTCGCCGAGATCGAACCGTACCTCGCCGACGGCGCCCTCATCGGATCGAACACGTCCACCCTGCCCATCACGGGGCTGGCCGAGAACGTCCCCCGACCTGAAGACTTCATCGGACTCCACTTCTTCAGCCCCGTCGATCGCATGCCGCTGCTGGAGATCATCAAGGGGGAGAAGACCTCCGCCGACACGCTGTCGCGGGCACTGGACCTGGCGAAGCAGATCGCGAAGACCCCGATTGTCGTCAACGACAGCCGGGGATTCTTCACGAGCCGCGTGATCGGTACGTTCATCAACGAGGCCCTGGCGTTGCTCGGCGAGGGTGTCCCGGCGACGACGATCGAACAGGCCAGTTCGCAGGCCGGATACCCGGCTCCCGTGCTGCAGCTGACCGACGAACTGAACCTCGAGCTGCTGCGTCGGGTTCGTGACGCGAGCATGCAGGCCGCGCAAGACGCCGGTCAGGCCTGGATCGGTCACCCCGCCGAGGCCGTGCTCGACCGCATGCTGTCCGAGTTCGGGCGGGCAGGCCGGCTGGCCGGAGCCGGATTCTACGAATACGACGAGAATCGCAAACGTACTCGGCTCTGGACCGGTCTGTCGGATGCTTTCGGCGGTGCGAATGCCGACATCCCGTTCGACGATGTGGTCGAGCGGCTGTTGTTCGCCGAGGTCATCGAGACCGTGAAGTGCCTTGACGAGGGAGTCCTCGAAGCGGTTCCCGACGCCAACGTCGGCTCGATCCTCGGTATCGGGTTCCCCGGATGGACGGGCGGAGTCCTGCAGTTCGTCGACGGATACGAGGGCGGTGTCGCGGGCTTCGTCGCCCGAGCCCGATACCTCGCCGAGACCTACAGCGACCGCTTCACGCCGCCCGAATCACTTCTCCAGTTGACGGAATCGGGCACGACGCTCGCACGGTTCCGATCCGCCGAATTGGTCGGCACCCCCTAG
- a CDS encoding acetyl-CoA C-acetyltransferase: MPATEALIFDAIRTPRGKGKPGGALHTVKPIDLTVGLIGDLLDRNPSLDSNRVDDLVLGVVSPVGEQGGNVARTASIAAGLPDTVAGVQINRFCASGLEAVNIAAQKVRSGFEDLVFAGGVESMSRVPMGSDGGAWMDDPATNLASHFVPQGVGADLIATIEGFTREDVDAYAVRSHQRASHAQKEGRFDHSTVPVRDLNGRVVLDTNEMIRPGTTVESLSGLRPSFAALGETAGFDAVALQKFYTVERIDHVHHAGNSSGIVDGASLLAIGSEEVGRELGLTPRGRIVATAVSGADPTIMLTGPAPASWKALAKAGLTPADLDLVEINEAFASVVLRFVRDLDLDLDKVNVNGGAIAMGHPLGATGGMIVSTLLDELHRTGGRYGLVTLCVGGGIGIATVIEALQAS, from the coding sequence ATGCCGGCCACTGAAGCGCTGATCTTCGACGCGATCCGGACGCCACGGGGTAAGGGAAAGCCGGGCGGCGCTCTGCACACCGTCAAACCGATCGATCTGACAGTCGGGTTGATCGGTGATCTCCTTGATCGCAATCCCAGCCTGGATTCGAATCGTGTCGACGACCTCGTTCTCGGCGTCGTCTCCCCGGTCGGCGAGCAGGGTGGAAACGTTGCTCGCACAGCGAGTATCGCTGCCGGGCTGCCGGACACGGTCGCCGGGGTGCAGATCAACCGCTTCTGCGCATCGGGGCTCGAGGCGGTGAACATCGCAGCGCAGAAAGTGCGTTCGGGGTTCGAGGACCTGGTATTCGCAGGTGGCGTCGAGTCGATGTCCCGGGTGCCCATGGGGTCCGACGGCGGCGCGTGGATGGACGATCCGGCCACCAACCTCGCGAGCCACTTCGTTCCCCAGGGTGTGGGCGCCGACCTGATCGCAACGATCGAGGGCTTCACCCGTGAGGACGTCGACGCCTACGCCGTGCGTTCACACCAGCGCGCGAGCCACGCTCAAAAGGAGGGCCGGTTCGACCATTCGACCGTCCCCGTCCGAGACCTGAACGGCCGGGTAGTGCTCGACACCAACGAGATGATCAGGCCGGGTACGACGGTCGAATCGCTGAGCGGGCTGCGGCCGTCGTTCGCCGCACTGGGCGAGACCGCAGGATTCGATGCGGTTGCGCTGCAGAAGTTTTACACGGTCGAGCGTATCGACCATGTCCATCACGCGGGCAACAGCTCTGGAATCGTCGACGGCGCATCCCTGTTGGCGATCGGAAGCGAAGAAGTCGGACGCGAACTCGGGCTTACACCGCGGGGACGTATCGTGGCGACCGCGGTGTCCGGCGCCGATCCCACCATCATGCTCACCGGGCCCGCCCCTGCCTCGTGGAAGGCACTGGCAAAGGCTGGACTGACGCCCGCCGACCTCGACCTGGTCGAGATCAACGAGGCATTCGCCTCGGTCGTCCTACGGTTCGTCCGCGATCTCGACCTCGATCTCGACAAGGTGAACGTCAACGGCGGCGCCATCGCGATGGGGCACCCGCTCGGCGCCACCGGAGGCATGATCGTGTCCACCCTCCTCGACGAACTGCACCGCACCGGCGGGCGTTACGGCCTCGTCACCCTCTGCGTGGGCGGTGGCATCGGCATCGCCACCGTGATCGAAGCACTCCAGGCAAGCTGA
- a CDS encoding ABC transporter ATP-binding protein, whose product MGVEVSVEGLTKSFGSQKIWQDVSLTLPAGEVSALLGPSGTGKSVFLKSLIGLLRPEQGSIVIDGTNILECSSKELYEIRKLFGVLFQDGALFGSMNLYDNVAFPLREHTKKSESEIRTIVMEKMELVGLLGAEDKLPGEISGGMRKRAGLARALVLDPQIILVDEPDSGLDPVRTTYISQTLIDINAEIDATILIVSHNINLARTVPDNIGMLFRRKLVMFGPREVLLTSDEPVVKQFLGGTMIGPIGMSEEKDEATMAAEQAMVDAGHHAGGVDDVEGIVPQMKATPGMPFRQAVARRQERVRRIMHTLPESAQFAIQDSLDQTSDGWFYDDNTASLEGAVDVR is encoded by the coding sequence GTGGGTGTCGAGGTATCCGTCGAAGGACTGACCAAGTCGTTCGGCTCGCAGAAGATCTGGCAGGACGTCTCGTTGACTCTTCCGGCCGGTGAGGTCAGTGCGTTGCTCGGGCCGTCGGGCACGGGTAAGTCGGTGTTCCTGAAATCGCTGATCGGTCTGCTCCGTCCGGAGCAGGGGTCGATCGTGATCGACGGCACCAACATTCTCGAGTGCTCCTCGAAGGAGCTGTACGAGATCCGCAAGCTGTTCGGGGTGCTGTTCCAGGACGGCGCCCTGTTCGGGTCGATGAACCTGTACGACAACGTCGCGTTCCCGCTGCGGGAGCACACCAAGAAATCCGAATCCGAGATCCGCACGATCGTGATGGAGAAGATGGAACTCGTCGGCCTGCTCGGGGCCGAGGACAAACTGCCCGGCGAGATCTCCGGAGGTATGCGCAAACGCGCCGGCCTCGCCCGCGCCCTGGTGCTCGACCCACAGATCATCCTCGTCGACGAACCCGACTCCGGACTCGACCCCGTCCGCACCACCTACATCTCCCAGACACTGATCGACATCAACGCCGAGATCGACGCGACCATCCTGATCGTCTCGCACAACATCAACCTCGCCCGCACCGTTCCCGACAACATCGGCATGCTCTTCCGCCGGAAACTGGTGATGTTCGGACCCCGCGAAGTGCTACTCACCTCGGACGAACCGGTGGTCAAGCAGTTCCTGGGCGGCACCATGATCGGCCCGATCGGCATGTCCGAGGAGAAGGACGAAGCCACCATGGCCGCCGAACAGGCCATGGTCGACGCCGGCCACCACGCCGGCGGTGTCGACGACGTCGAGGGCATCGTCCCGCAGATGAAGGCCACCCCGGGCATGCCGTTCCGCCAGGCGGTCGCCCGCCGCCAGGAACGCGTCCGCCGCATCATGCACACTCTGCCCGAGAGCGCCCAGTTCGCCATCCAGGACAGTCTCGACCAGACTTCCGACGGCTGGTTCTACGACGACAACACCGCGTCGCTCGAAGGTGCGGTCGATGTCCGTTGA
- a CDS encoding NlpC/P60 family protein, with amino-acid sequence MSVDPSTLIVAVVAAAGAFIQGTDAPPEIKDQATQTLESYSAPSADQQVSDVIAALPEPVRAPAQQAVDDATAAAAAALEPHLPAGALTPPPATEPAPSPQPVAPSSVPESASPAPVFLSSPPADEGDATTGTGSVLQPVPAAFPRASLAPVGAIALFAPWLRKAGAICDGITPATIAALYAAENGFRYGATAPVSPSGALGPGQFMPGTWAIYGKDADEDGKADVLGIADPVMASGNLLCDMHEQIDAWKRQGRVSGDTLDLTIAAYNAGSGAVLRSGGMPSGSPDYENQTKPYVAKIRGSEPSFAQLLAPLIGIPLGDGAGGRVVESAVRYLGLPYVWGGGNIDGPSGGGFDCSGLTSFAVHAAAGIALPRTSETQWNVGQEIPMDQARPGDLLFGNWQSGGPGHVAIYIGNGQMIHAPTTGDVVRIADVFPEMKARRIF; translated from the coding sequence ATGTCCGTTGATCCGTCGACCCTGATCGTCGCCGTGGTCGCGGCCGCCGGTGCGTTCATCCAGGGCACCGATGCGCCGCCGGAGATCAAGGATCAGGCGACGCAGACCCTCGAGTCGTACTCGGCGCCGAGCGCCGACCAGCAGGTGTCGGACGTGATCGCGGCGCTGCCCGAGCCGGTGCGCGCACCCGCGCAGCAGGCGGTGGACGACGCCACCGCCGCCGCAGCTGCCGCACTCGAACCGCATCTGCCGGCCGGCGCTCTCACCCCGCCGCCGGCAACCGAGCCCGCGCCGTCCCCGCAGCCGGTTGCACCATCGTCGGTGCCGGAATCGGCGTCACCGGCACCGGTGTTCCTGTCGAGCCCGCCTGCCGACGAGGGCGATGCAACAACAGGCACGGGGTCTGTGCTGCAACCGGTTCCGGCCGCCTTTCCGCGTGCCTCCCTCGCCCCGGTCGGTGCGATCGCACTGTTCGCACCGTGGCTGCGCAAGGCCGGAGCCATCTGCGACGGAATCACACCGGCGACCATCGCGGCGCTGTATGCCGCCGAGAACGGATTCCGGTACGGTGCCACCGCACCGGTGTCCCCGTCGGGCGCGCTCGGACCCGGACAGTTCATGCCCGGCACCTGGGCGATCTACGGCAAGGACGCCGACGAGGACGGAAAAGCCGACGTGCTCGGCATCGCCGACCCCGTGATGGCGTCGGGAAATCTGCTGTGCGACATGCACGAACAGATCGACGCATGGAAGCGTCAGGGCCGTGTATCCGGGGACACCCTCGATCTCACCATTGCGGCATACAACGCCGGATCGGGTGCCGTCCTGCGATCCGGGGGGATGCCCTCCGGCAGCCCCGACTACGAGAACCAGACCAAACCGTATGTCGCGAAGATCCGGGGCAGTGAACCGTCGTTCGCGCAGCTGCTCGCGCCGCTCATCGGGATTCCGCTGGGCGACGGCGCAGGTGGGCGGGTGGTCGAATCAGCCGTCCGTTACCTCGGTCTGCCCTACGTGTGGGGCGGCGGCAACATCGACGGCCCCTCCGGCGGCGGATTCGACTGCTCGGGGCTGACGTCATTCGCGGTCCATGCCGCCGCGGGCATCGCCCTACCACGGACATCAGAGACCCAGTGGAACGTCGGGCAGGAGATTCCGATGGATCAGGCGAGACCCGGCGACCTGCTGTTCGGTAACTGGCAGTCCGGCGGTCCCGGGCACGTCGCCATCTACATCGGCAACGGTCAGATGATCCACGCCCCCACCACGGGTGACGTCGTGCGCATCGCCGACGTCTTTCCCGAGATGAAGGCCCGGCGGATCTTCTGA
- a CDS encoding nitroreductase, which translates to MTRHLLDPATAGHEALHTLMASRWSCRGYRPEPVPREVIAAILDTARRAPSWCNTQPWHLHIAEADATNRFRAALAEHVGQAPAENPDIPFPEAYEGVYQERRRASGWQLYESVGIAKGDRVASARQMMRNFELFDAPHVAIVTTEAKLGTYGAVDCGVFVNSFLLAAHSHGVGTIPQAALASQAPFIREFFDIPEGRQVLLGISFGYPDVDHPINSYRTERQSSDEVVTWLES; encoded by the coding sequence ATGACACGACATCTGCTCGACCCCGCCACCGCTGGTCACGAAGCCCTGCACACCCTCATGGCGAGTCGATGGAGTTGCCGCGGCTATCGGCCCGAGCCCGTTCCGAGAGAGGTGATCGCGGCGATCCTCGATACCGCGCGGCGTGCGCCCTCGTGGTGCAATACCCAGCCGTGGCACCTCCACATCGCGGAGGCGGACGCGACGAATCGCTTCCGCGCAGCACTGGCCGAACACGTCGGGCAGGCGCCCGCCGAGAACCCGGACATCCCCTTTCCGGAGGCGTACGAGGGCGTCTATCAGGAACGCAGGCGCGCGAGCGGATGGCAACTGTACGAGAGTGTGGGCATCGCCAAGGGAGATCGGGTCGCGTCCGCGCGGCAGATGATGCGCAACTTCGAGTTGTTCGACGCGCCTCACGTCGCCATCGTCACCACCGAGGCAAAGCTCGGGACGTACGGCGCCGTCGACTGTGGGGTCTTCGTGAACAGCTTCCTGCTGGCCGCGCACAGTCACGGTGTCGGCACGATTCCTCAGGCCGCGCTCGCCAGCCAGGCACCCTTCATCCGCGAGTTTTTCGACATCCCGGAAGGTCGTCAGGTGCTCCTGGGGATTTCCTTCGGATACCCGGACGTGGACCATCCGATCAATTCGTATCGGACGGAGCGTCAGTCGAGCGACGAAGTCGTGACCTGGCTGGAGAGCTGA